From Sphingobium yanoikuyae, the proteins below share one genomic window:
- a CDS encoding type II toxin-antitoxin system RelE/ParE family toxin codes for MPRLIWTAEALADVDRLHRWLKTKDADAVRRAVAAIRGGVRILAATPHIGRPTEDMESEYREKLIDFGNSGYVVLYHFDGETVALLAVRHQREAGYQ; via the coding sequence GTGCCACGTCTGATCTGGACGGCCGAAGCACTGGCCGATGTTGACCGGCTCCATCGCTGGTTGAAGACCAAAGACGCCGACGCAGTGAGACGCGCAGTCGCCGCGATCCGGGGAGGGGTTCGGATTCTGGCGGCAACCCCGCACATCGGCCGACCAACTGAAGATATGGAGTCCGAATATCGGGAAAAGCTGATCGACTTTGGAAACAGCGGCTATGTTGTCCTGTATCACTTCGATGGCGAGACGGTGGCGCTGTTGGCCGTGCGCCACCAAAGGGAGGCGGGTTATCAATAG
- the glmM gene encoding phosphoglucosamine mutase: MSRQYFGTDGIRGRTNQGLTAELAMKIGMAAGTHFLRGKHRHRVVIGKDTRLSGYMIENALVAGFTAVGMDVVQFGPIPTPAVALLAQSMRADLGVMISASHNPYLDNGIKLFGPDGYKLSDEDELKIEALLGQDIALAPSKEIGRARRIEDARGRYIHAVKSSFPADLRLDGLRIVIDCANGAAYQVAPSALWELGAEVIAIGVGPNGSNINDGCGSTAPMLLQETVVSSGADIGIALDGDADRLIIVDEKGQVVDGDQIMALIVTNFARAGILRGGSLVATVMSNLGLERFLEGQGIGLERTKVGDRYVLERMREGGFNVGGEQSGHMILSDYGTTGDGTVAALQVLAALVRAKKPASEVLHPFDPVPQLLKNVRFAEGKPLEHADVQHVIAQAEAELNGCGRLVIRPSGTEPVIRVMAEGDREDQVRDVVDRICAAVEKVAT, translated from the coding sequence ATGAGCAGACAATATTTTGGTACCGATGGAATCCGTGGACGCACTAATCAGGGGCTAACGGCCGAACTGGCGATGAAGATCGGCATGGCTGCTGGGACGCATTTCCTGCGAGGAAAACACCGCCACCGTGTCGTGATTGGCAAGGACACACGGCTATCAGGCTATATGATAGAAAATGCGCTGGTCGCTGGCTTCACAGCCGTCGGCATGGACGTGGTACAGTTCGGCCCTATTCCGACGCCTGCAGTCGCTTTGCTTGCCCAGTCGATGCGGGCGGACTTAGGAGTCATGATCTCAGCCAGCCACAATCCTTATCTCGATAATGGGATCAAGCTGTTCGGACCGGATGGGTACAAGCTTTCGGATGAAGATGAACTAAAGATCGAGGCGTTGTTGGGGCAGGATATCGCGCTCGCTCCGTCAAAGGAGATCGGCCGTGCTCGCCGCATAGAGGATGCGCGGGGGCGTTATATCCATGCGGTAAAGTCGAGTTTTCCTGCGGATTTGCGACTCGATGGGCTTAGGATCGTCATCGATTGTGCCAATGGGGCGGCCTATCAGGTAGCGCCCTCTGCCTTATGGGAATTGGGCGCTGAGGTGATCGCGATCGGGGTCGGCCCTAATGGCAGTAATATCAACGATGGTTGCGGCTCTACCGCGCCGATGCTGCTTCAGGAAACAGTCGTATCTTCTGGCGCGGACATTGGCATTGCGTTGGACGGGGATGCCGACCGCCTCATCATTGTTGATGAGAAGGGGCAAGTCGTCGATGGTGATCAGATCATGGCGTTGATCGTTACCAATTTCGCGCGTGCGGGCATTTTGCGAGGCGGCAGCCTTGTCGCGACGGTGATGTCGAACCTTGGCCTCGAGCGTTTTCTCGAGGGACAGGGCATTGGGCTTGAACGCACCAAGGTCGGCGACCGATACGTGCTCGAGCGCATGCGCGAGGGAGGTTTTAATGTAGGCGGCGAACAATCGGGACATATGATCCTCTCCGACTATGGAACGACCGGCGATGGGACAGTGGCGGCTTTGCAGGTGCTGGCAGCGCTCGTCCGCGCGAAAAAGCCAGCGAGCGAGGTATTGCACCCATTCGACCCTGTACCCCAGCTACTCAAGAATGTGCGCTTTGCTGAAGGAAAGCCGCTTGAACATGCCGATGTGCAGCATGTCATCGCCCAGGCCGAGGCAGAACTTAACGGTTGCGGCCGCCTCGTCATCAGGCCCTCGGGGACGGAGCCGGTGATCCGGGTGATGGCTGAGGGTGATCGTGAGGATCAAGTGCGCGATGTCGTCGACCGCATTTGCGCCGCTGTGGAAAAGGTCGCTACTTAA
- a CDS encoding O-antigen ligase family protein, translated as MPSRPVLTRRWSPALVLLLLLLGTLWVAGGASHADVTGQVITRGATWTLFVLAILLGVRPVVAGAGAAFWLLLATVLLVLLQLVPLPPNIWTALPGRDVLLGASPSETVWRPWAIVPSATINAASSLIVPVVTLILVTALCNEEKTWLPTILLGIIFCSMLVGLLQFSGFVLDNPFINDTVGSISGTFANRNHFALFLAIGCLITPVWAFAGKQSAGKQGVGWRAPVALALMTLFALTILATGSRAGMLTGMLALALGLALCWHDVRRALRGAPRWVFPALIVAIIGGVALFVLVSIAADRAESVRRAFEVDPGQDMRTRGLPTVLSMIAAYFPAGAGFGGFDPIFRLHEPFGLLKPTYFNHAHNDFLEVVLDGGLPAVLLLLLAIGWYAIASLRAWRANGQHSVLPKLGSAMLLLVFVASAFDYPARTPMMMAMIVIAAIWLCQNKTPPIKAGFT; from the coding sequence ATGCCTTCCCGCCCCGTCCTCACACGCCGCTGGAGTCCCGCTCTGGTACTGCTGCTGCTGCTGCTGGGCACCTTATGGGTGGCGGGCGGCGCGTCGCACGCAGACGTCACGGGGCAGGTGATAACGCGGGGGGCAACGTGGACGTTGTTCGTGCTCGCAATCCTGCTCGGCGTGCGACCGGTGGTCGCGGGGGCGGGAGCGGCGTTCTGGCTGCTGCTGGCGACGGTTCTGCTTGTCCTGCTGCAACTGGTGCCGTTGCCTCCCAACATCTGGACGGCGCTGCCGGGCCGGGACGTGCTACTCGGGGCATCACCCAGCGAGACGGTATGGCGGCCTTGGGCGATCGTTCCTTCAGCGACGATCAACGCCGCGTCCTCGCTGATCGTGCCGGTCGTAACACTCATTCTCGTCACTGCTTTGTGCAACGAGGAGAAAACATGGCTGCCGACGATCCTGCTCGGGATCATTTTCTGCTCGATGCTGGTCGGGTTGCTGCAATTTTCCGGCTTCGTCCTCGATAATCCATTTATCAATGACACGGTGGGAAGCATCAGCGGCACCTTCGCCAACCGCAACCATTTCGCGCTCTTCCTCGCCATCGGATGCCTGATTACCCCTGTCTGGGCCTTTGCCGGAAAACAATCTGCCGGAAAACAAGGCGTGGGGTGGCGCGCGCCAGTCGCACTGGCGCTGATGACGCTCTTTGCTCTCACCATATTGGCGACCGGATCGCGCGCCGGCATGTTGACCGGCATGTTGGCGCTGGCGCTCGGCCTCGCTTTGTGCTGGCACGATGTCCGCCGCGCTTTGCGCGGGGCGCCACGCTGGGTGTTCCCGGCGCTGATCGTGGCGATCATCGGCGGCGTCGCGCTATTCGTCCTGGTCAGCATCGCCGCCGACCGAGCTGAGTCCGTGCGCCGCGCGTTCGAAGTCGATCCAGGCCAGGACATGCGCACGCGCGGCTTACCAACGGTGCTGTCGATGATCGCCGCCTATTTTCCAGCAGGCGCGGGCTTTGGCGGTTTCGATCCAATCTTCCGCCTGCACGAGCCCTTCGGGTTGCTCAAGCCGACCTATTTCAACCACGCCCATAATGATTTTCTGGAAGTCGTGCTCGATGGCGGCCTGCCTGCGGTGCTGCTCCTGCTCCTCGCGATCGGATGGTACGCGATAGCCAGCCTGCGCGCTTGGCGGGCTAACGGGCAGCACTCCGTCCTACCGAAGCTGGGGTCGGCCATGTTGCTTCTTGTCTTCGTCGCCAGCGCCTTCGACTATCCCGCGCGCACGCCGATGATGATGGCGATGATCGTCATCGCCGCTATTTGGCTCTGCCAAAACAAGACACCTCCTATAAAGGCCGGCTTTACCTGA
- a CDS encoding acetyltransferase, with amino-acid sequence MPLLRREMAGTDATLVFIDDNPTSSHANGHEVWTFDRFMEEPAKRRRAALAVANPQVRQMLDEKCRESGVDIISTAAENIIIMDDVEVGEGALISPFVTLTSNIRIGRCFHANLYSYVEHDCVIGDYVTFAPGVRCNGNIRIGDRAYIGSGAIIRQNLTIGADAVIGMGAIVTKDVPPAVTVVGNPARILEKK; translated from the coding sequence TGCCGCTGCTGCGGCGAGAGATGGCAGGCACGGATGCGACCTTGGTCTTTATCGATGATAATCCGACATCATCTCATGCCAATGGTCATGAAGTGTGGACCTTTGATCGATTTATGGAAGAACCAGCCAAACGGCGTAGAGCGGCGCTGGCCGTCGCTAATCCCCAGGTCAGGCAGATGCTCGACGAAAAATGCCGTGAATCGGGCGTGGATATCATATCTACAGCGGCAGAAAATATCATCATTATGGATGATGTCGAGGTTGGAGAAGGCGCGCTTATATCTCCATTCGTTACCTTGACCTCGAACATCCGTATAGGCCGTTGCTTCCACGCCAACCTCTATTCCTATGTCGAGCATGATTGCGTGATCGGCGATTATGTAACCTTTGCGCCAGGTGTGCGCTGCAACGGCAATATTCGGATAGGCGATCGCGCCTATATCGGGTCGGGCGCCATCATCCGCCAAAATCTGACGATCGGAGCAGATGCCGTCATCGGCATGGGCGCCATCGTGACCAAGGATGTTCCTCCAGCTGTAACCGTGGTCGGCAACCCCGCCCGCATTCTCGAGAAAAAGTGA
- a CDS encoding DegT/DnrJ/EryC1/StrS family aminotransferase has protein sequence MLNTNFAPWPSYTQEEADAVSTVLLSNRVNYWTGEECRAFEREFAAWSDSGYAIAVANGTVALDLALQGLGIGSANGGSAEDEVIVTPRTFIASISCVANAGARPVFADVERASGNISAETCQAVLTPHTRAIIAVHLAGWPCDMDPIMNLAAAHGIKVIEDCAQAHGACYKGRSVGSIGHVSAWSFCQDKIMTTGGEGGMVTCNDRDLWSRMWSFKDHGKSWEAVYERAHPPGFRWLHESIGTNWRMLEMQAAIGRIQLRRMNEWTCTRTANAAILHEALTPFADKNGIIRLHGPFGPDRSWPEGSVHAFYKYYAYVRPENLASGWSRDRIVTEMGERGIPCFQGSCSEVYLEKAFDGTGWRPEVPLPVARELGGTSLMFLVHPTLSSDDMARVSQAIGDMFKDAMRTQETPS, from the coding sequence ATGCTGAACACGAACTTCGCGCCCTGGCCTAGTTACACGCAGGAAGAAGCGGACGCCGTCTCTACCGTTTTGCTCTCCAACCGCGTCAACTACTGGACCGGCGAGGAATGCCGCGCCTTCGAGCGGGAATTCGCTGCCTGGTCGGACAGTGGCTATGCCATCGCCGTCGCCAATGGCACGGTCGCGCTCGATCTGGCGCTGCAGGGCCTTGGCATCGGCAGCGCCAATGGTGGCAGCGCCGAGGATGAGGTGATAGTCACGCCGCGCACCTTCATCGCGTCGATATCCTGCGTCGCCAATGCCGGCGCCAGGCCGGTCTTCGCCGATGTTGAACGTGCGAGCGGCAATATCTCGGCCGAGACTTGTCAGGCCGTCCTCACCCCGCATACTAGGGCGATCATCGCGGTCCACCTTGCGGGCTGGCCCTGCGATATGGACCCGATTATGAACCTCGCCGCCGCGCATGGCATCAAGGTGATCGAGGATTGCGCGCAGGCACATGGCGCGTGCTACAAGGGGCGTAGCGTCGGGTCGATCGGGCATGTCAGCGCCTGGTCCTTCTGCCAGGACAAGATCATGACCACCGGCGGCGAGGGCGGCATGGTGACGTGCAACGACCGCGATCTCTGGTCGCGCATGTGGTCGTTCAAGGATCATGGCAAGAGCTGGGAAGCGGTCTATGAGCGCGCGCACCCGCCGGGTTTCCGCTGGCTGCATGAGAGCATCGGCACCAACTGGCGGATGCTGGAGATGCAGGCGGCAATCGGCCGCATCCAGCTTCGCCGCATGAACGAATGGACGTGCACGCGGACGGCCAATGCGGCGATCCTACATGAAGCCCTGACACCCTTTGCCGACAAGAACGGGATCATCCGCCTTCATGGCCCGTTCGGCCCGGACCGAAGCTGGCCGGAAGGATCGGTCCACGCTTTCTATAAATATTATGCCTATGTCCGGCCGGAAAATCTGGCATCCGGCTGGTCGCGCGACCGGATCGTCACCGAAATGGGCGAGCGGGGCATTCCCTGCTTCCAAGGCTCCTGCTCCGAAGTCTATCTGGAAAAGGCGTTCGACGGCACCGGCTGGCGGCCCGAAGTGCCCCTACCGGTCGCGCGCGAACTGGGCGGGACCAGCCTCATGTTCCTCGTCCATCCGACGCTTTCATCTGACGACATGGCGCGTGTTTCGCAGGCCATAGGCGATATGTTCAAGGACGCGATGCGCACACAGGAGACTCCGTCCTAG
- a CDS encoding polysaccharide biosynthesis/export family protein yields MMAAGLAGCAGAPPPQSSAQLTVIPDSQGLPAPNRSDLAAADRPALIGPLDTIYVDIFNVAELSREMQVDASGRISMPLVGAIDARNKTAEELASAIENALQGRYVRNPQVTVNIRSSVSQVVTVDGEVKEPGLYPVTNQMTLMRVIASAKGLSEFAKQEQVVILRTVDNQRMAGLYDISAIRRGAYADPPVYANDVVIIGDSPQRRLFRDVVSLAPLLAAPLVAVLR; encoded by the coding sequence ATGATGGCGGCCGGCCTTGCCGGCTGCGCGGGAGCGCCGCCGCCACAATCCAGCGCGCAGCTGACCGTCATTCCCGATAGCCAGGGTCTGCCCGCGCCCAACCGCAGCGATCTGGCTGCCGCTGACCGGCCTGCGCTCATCGGCCCGCTCGATACGATCTATGTCGACATCTTCAACGTGGCCGAACTCAGTCGCGAAATGCAGGTGGACGCGAGCGGACGCATCTCCATGCCGCTGGTGGGCGCCATCGATGCGCGCAACAAGACCGCCGAAGAGCTGGCCAGTGCGATCGAGAACGCGTTGCAGGGGCGTTATGTCCGCAACCCCCAAGTGACCGTCAACATCAGAAGTTCGGTCAGCCAGGTCGTGACGGTCGATGGCGAGGTGAAGGAACCGGGTCTGTATCCGGTGACCAACCAGATGACGCTGATGCGCGTCATCGCTTCGGCCAAAGGCCTGTCGGAATTCGCAAAACAGGAACAGGTGGTGATCCTGCGCACCGTCGACAATCAACGGATGGCGGGTCTCTACGATATAAGCGCGATCCGCCGCGGCGCCTATGCCGATCCACCAGTCTACGCCAATGATGTCGTCATTATCGGAGATTCCCCGCAACGTCGCCTTTTCCGGGATGTCGTTTCCCTGGCACCTCTACTCGCGGCACCCCTTGTCGCAGTCCTACGCTGA
- a CDS encoding CopG family ribbon-helix-helix protein: MATATSIKLDDALKGRVQHLANARRRSSHWIMREAIAQYVEREEKREAFKQDAIRAWENYQQTGLHVTLEEADVWLAKLEAGEDAEPPKCHV; encoded by the coding sequence ATGGCAACGGCAACATCTATTAAGCTGGACGATGCCCTGAAAGGGCGTGTGCAGCACCTGGCCAACGCGCGCCGGCGCAGCTCGCATTGGATTATGCGCGAAGCTATCGCGCAGTATGTCGAGCGCGAGGAAAAGCGTGAGGCATTCAAACAGGACGCCATTCGGGCATGGGAAAACTATCAGCAGACGGGCTTGCATGTGACGCTTGAGGAAGCCGATGTCTGGTTGGCGAAGCTCGAAGCGGGTGAGGATGCGGAGCCGCCTAAGTGCCACGTCTGA
- a CDS encoding WGR domain-containing protein, which yields MKGAIPPDPIELVALDPTRNIRRRYSISASFDLFGMIIVETRWGRIGAAGQTQCHAFADRAAADRHIAAILRRRGTAERRIGIVYRPVERSGA from the coding sequence ATGAAAGGCGCAATCCCCCCTGATCCGATCGAGCTGGTGGCGCTTGACCCGACGCGCAACATTCGCCGGCGTTATAGCATTAGCGCGAGTTTTGATTTGTTCGGCATGATCATTGTCGAAACCCGTTGGGGGCGGATCGGCGCAGCCGGCCAAACCCAGTGTCACGCCTTTGCCGATCGTGCCGCAGCTGATCGTCATATCGCGGCGATTCTCCGGAGACGTGGTACGGCCGAAAGGCGGATCGGGATTGTCTATCGGCCGGTAGAGAGAAGCGGAGCGTAA
- a CDS encoding recombinase family protein, whose product MKGQRIGYIRVSTFEQNIDRQLDGVALDRVFTDRASGKDVGRPQLEAMLSFIREGDTLVVHSMDRLARNLDDLRKLVQLLTRQGIRIEFVKESLSFTGEDSPMANLMLSVMGAFAEFERALIRERQREGVALAKQRGAYRGRKKMLSDERVSELVQRIANGEQKATIARDMGISRETLYQYLRSVG is encoded by the coding sequence ATGAAGGGTCAAAGGATCGGCTATATCCGGGTCAGCACTTTCGAACAGAATATCGATCGTCAGTTGGACGGTGTCGCGCTGGATCGGGTCTTCACCGATCGCGCCTCGGGCAAGGATGTCGGTAGGCCGCAACTGGAAGCCATGCTCTCCTTCATTCGAGAGGGTGACACGCTGGTCGTCCACAGCATGGACCGCCTCGCGCGCAATCTCGACGACCTGCGCAAACTCGTCCAGTTGCTCACCCGACAGGGCATCCGCATCGAATTCGTCAAGGAAAGCCTTTCCTTCACCGGCGAGGATTCGCCGATGGCCAATCTCATGCTGTCGGTGATGGGCGCTTTCGCCGAATTCGAGCGCGCCTTGATCCGCGAGCGACAACGTGAGGGCGTGGCACTAGCCAAACAGCGCGGCGCCTATCGCGGGCGTAAGAAGATGCTGTCGGATGAGAGAGTGTCTGAGCTTGTGCAACGCATTGCGAACGGCGAACAGAAAGCCACTATCGCGCGTGACATGGGAATCAGTAGGGAAACCCTATACCAGTATCTGCGATCAGTGGGGTGA
- a CDS encoding GumC family protein: MTNSNLTLGSHLAPAALLQAQSENTAPPILRQYLRIAMRWRYVILGAVAVCFLIGLIATLLMTPQYTASSTIEISREADKVTDLQGVEREAGIADQEFYQTQYGLLESRALSERVATQLKLTESQSFFDMFDFESDDPAFALSNGRYPASGRATRQRVAGEILREHLNISPTRMSRLVEIKFTSPDPTFSAQVANTWSENFIQTNLERKIQATSYGRNLLQKQLVQLKQRLDESQRQLVNYASSAKIINLPAQSGNGQSSSERSIVVDDLAALNAALTQATASRIEAQSRFQQNGRAGASAEALNNTAINSLRQRRAELAADYKRLMTQFEPGYPAAQAVQAQITQLDRSIASEESRVTSSLLADYRRTQGQEHALQAKVEQLKNDYLDLRRRSIQYNIYQQEVDTNQALYDGLLQRFKEIGVAGGVGVNNISVVDPAQAPKAPSSPRLLINLAIAILAGLGIGAALAFGLEQIDEGIADPAEAKRELGLPLLGSIPKIEEAPKDVLLDRKSDLVDAYLTVQTNLAFSTEHGVPRSFSVTSTRPGEGKSTTCLALATTLARGGKRVILIDGDMRNPSIHHLGGVRHDRGLSNYLTGEGNLESLTFPMEDLGFTAMSAGPLPPNAAELLTGSRLSQLIAQLLESYDHVIIDSPPVMGLADASLIAAKVEGVLYAVESHGIRSGLVKEALGRLIVANVRIIGSILTKFDAKKAHYGYGYGYEYGYRYGRKVVSDTA, translated from the coding sequence ATGACCAATAGTAATTTGACTCTAGGCAGCCACCTGGCCCCGGCAGCTTTGTTGCAGGCGCAATCGGAAAACACCGCCCCCCCCATATTGCGCCAATATCTGCGTATCGCCATGCGGTGGCGCTATGTGATCCTTGGCGCGGTCGCGGTGTGCTTCCTGATTGGCCTGATCGCGACCCTGCTGATGACGCCGCAATATACCGCATCCTCAACGATCGAGATTTCGCGCGAAGCGGACAAGGTCACCGATCTTCAGGGGGTGGAGCGTGAGGCTGGCATTGCCGATCAGGAATTTTACCAGACGCAATATGGCTTGCTGGAATCGCGCGCGCTGTCCGAGCGCGTGGCGACGCAGCTCAAGCTAACGGAATCGCAAAGCTTCTTCGACATGTTCGATTTCGAGAGCGACGATCCGGCCTTCGCCCTTTCGAACGGCCGCTATCCCGCCTCGGGCCGCGCCACGCGGCAACGGGTCGCCGGCGAAATATTGCGCGAGCATCTCAACATCAGCCCCACACGCATGTCGCGCTTGGTCGAGATCAAATTCACCAGCCCAGACCCTACCTTTTCAGCGCAGGTCGCCAATACATGGTCGGAGAATTTCATCCAGACCAATCTGGAACGCAAGATCCAGGCAACCTCCTATGGGCGCAATCTTCTCCAGAAGCAGCTGGTTCAGTTGAAGCAACGGCTGGACGAATCGCAACGGCAATTGGTCAATTACGCCTCATCCGCCAAGATCATCAATCTGCCCGCGCAATCGGGCAATGGCCAATCGAGTTCGGAACGCTCGATCGTCGTCGATGATTTGGCCGCACTCAATGCCGCGCTGACCCAGGCGACCGCGAGCCGCATTGAGGCGCAGTCACGCTTTCAGCAAAATGGGCGAGCGGGCGCATCGGCGGAAGCTCTGAACAATACGGCGATCAACAGCCTACGCCAGCGTCGCGCGGAGCTGGCGGCTGATTACAAGCGCTTGATGACGCAGTTCGAACCAGGTTACCCTGCCGCTCAAGCGGTCCAAGCGCAAATCACCCAACTCGACCGCAGCATCGCGAGCGAAGAAAGCCGCGTAACCTCATCACTTCTCGCCGACTATCGCCGGACGCAGGGGCAGGAACACGCGCTTCAAGCCAAGGTCGAACAACTTAAAAATGACTATCTCGACCTACGCCGCCGCAGCATCCAATATAATATCTATCAGCAGGAAGTGGACACCAATCAGGCACTCTATGACGGCCTGCTCCAGCGCTTCAAGGAAATCGGCGTCGCCGGCGGCGTCGGCGTCAACAATATCTCGGTCGTCGATCCGGCCCAGGCACCCAAAGCGCCTTCAAGCCCCAGATTGCTCATCAATCTCGCCATCGCTATCCTAGCGGGCTTGGGCATCGGCGCAGCGCTGGCCTTTGGCCTCGAGCAGATCGACGAGGGCATCGCCGATCCAGCTGAAGCGAAGCGTGAGCTTGGTCTGCCGCTGCTCGGCTCGATCCCTAAAATCGAAGAGGCGCCCAAGGATGTCTTGCTTGACCGCAAGTCGGACCTCGTGGATGCCTATCTGACGGTGCAGACCAATCTTGCCTTCTCCACCGAGCATGGCGTCCCGCGTTCCTTCTCCGTCACCTCGACGCGACCGGGGGAAGGCAAGTCAACCACTTGTCTTGCTTTGGCCACGACGCTCGCACGCGGGGGTAAGAGGGTCATCCTTATTGATGGCGATATGCGTAATCCCTCAATCCATCATCTGGGCGGTGTCAGGCATGATCGGGGACTTAGCAACTACCTGACCGGAGAGGGCAATCTCGAATCCCTGACCTTTCCGATGGAGGACCTGGGCTTCACGGCGATGTCGGCAGGGCCACTTCCGCCCAATGCCGCTGAATTGCTGACCGGCAGTCGTCTTTCGCAGCTTATTGCGCAACTGCTTGAAAGTTATGACCATGTCATCATCGACTCCCCGCCGGTCATGGGGCTAGCCGACGCGTCGCTCATCGCAGCCAAGGTTGAAGGCGTTCTCTATGCCGTTGAATCCCATGGTATCCGCTCTGGTCTGGTGAAAGAGGCACTCGGTCGCCTCATCGTTGCCAATGTCCGCATCATTGGCAGCATTCTTACCAAGTTTGACGCCAAGAAAGCGCATTACGGCTATGGTTATGGTTATGAATATGGCTATCGCTATGGACGCAAGGTAGTGTCCGACACCGCCTGA